In Bos taurus isolate L1 Dominette 01449 registration number 42190680 breed Hereford chromosome 17, ARS-UCD2.0, whole genome shotgun sequence, the genomic window ggtcttcgctgctgcacatggactttctctagttttgaTAAAACTAGTCTCTAGtttggactttctctagttttttgcgggaggggctgctctccaggtgcgatgtgcaggcttctcgttgtggcAGCTTCTTCTGTCGCATAGCACAGGGTCTACGGCACGCAGGCTTCTGCAGATGTGGAGTGTGGGCTCCGCAGCAGTTGCTCAGGGGCTCTGCAGCACAGCTTCAGTAgatgtggtgcacgggcttagctgcccagtggcacgtggaatcttcccagaccagggattgaacctgtgtctcctgcactggcaggcaaattcttaaccactggaccaccagggaggtctgaggcaaatattaatacatttctgTGCACTGGGTCAGGGGAGTTGAGGAGTGCCCCCAGATGGATTCACTGATCCTGGTAAGTAGTAACAGCTGCTATTTGTGGAGGGGCTTCTGTGCACCAGGCATGTGAGGGGTGCTGAGGATGCTCCAGACCAGATGTGTTACCATGTGGATGTCCAGGGTCGCGGTCAAGGGTGCTTGGTGGGCCCAGGGGTGCAGCTATCCTGACGCCCTGTTGTCCATGTCCCCCCTCCAGGTGCCATGTTTCTGCAACTCCTGCTGCTTCTGGCCCTGCTGGGCCCTGGCAGCAGCCACCAGCTGGGGGAGACCAGCACGAATGAAACTGTGAAGGCCCCAGGCCCCCTATACCCAGGTGAGGAGAGAGACCCAGAAGACGATGAAGACTATGACTATATAGGACAAACGGACCCTCCAGAGATGCTTGACAATATCACTGAGGTCCCCAAGTTTCTGCCTATGGTGACAACGCTGGGGCAGAGAGAGTCTGCAGGGCCTATGATTCCTGAGTCATTCATTCTGGAGGTGTCCACAAGGGACTCTGCTGTCCTGAGTGCCACAGGGGCAACCACCAAAAAACTGAGTCCAAAACTGGTCACACCGGTCCCGCTGACCAAAGAACTGGTTACTGAAATCCCTCCCAAAGTGAAGGATCCATCCACAGAGCTGGCTGCAGCCACAGAGGCCCTGTCCACAGACCCCGTGACCACAGAGGCCCTGTCCACGGAACCCAGGCTTACAGAAGCCCTGTCCACAGAACCCGTGGCCACAGAGGTCCTGTCCACGGAACCCAGGCTTACAGAAGCCCTGTCCACAGAACCTGCAGCCACAGAGGCCCTGTCCACGGAACCCAGGCTTACAGAGGCCCTGTCCACAGAACCCAGGCTTACAGAAGCCCTGTCCACGGAACCCGCAGCCACAGAGTCCCTGTCCACAGAACCCAAAATCACAGAGACTCTGCCCACGGAACcggccaccacagaagccccttTCAGGGAGCCCACTACCATACCAGCCCTGCCCACAGATCCAACCACTGTGGAGGCCCTGCCCACGAGAACTGCTACCACAAGGGGCCTAACCACAGCCCTTCCTGTGGCCTCTGATACTCCCAAGGGCACCACTGTGGCAGCTGGCAACTTGTCTGATGACTTCACTGGGAACAAAGATCATAGCCTTTTTCCCTGGAGCTCTGTGGCCCCACTCCCCGCAGACGGCCTGCCAGACCCGGGCCCCGTGAAGCAGTGTTTGCTGGCCATCCTCATCCTGGCCCTGCTGGCCACCATCTTCCTCGTGTGCACTGTGGTGCTGGCCATCCGCCTCTCCCGCAAGAACCACCTGTACCCCGTGCGCGATTACTCCCCCAGCGAGATGGTCTGCATCTCATCTCTGCTGCCCGAGCGGGGCGAGGGGCCTGCGCCCGTGCCCAACGGGGACCTGCCCAAGGCCAGGGAACAGGGCCGGAAGGCGGGGCCGAGGGAGGGCCGTGAAGGGGATGACCTCACCCTGCACAGCTTCCTCCCTTAGCTCCCGAGCTGCTGAGCCAAGGCCCATGCCGAGGCTCTAAGCCCTGGGTCAGGCTGCCTTGGAtccccctggagacgggaatctTCAGGGCGGGGACCCGGGCTGCCACACACAAGACTGAGAGCAGCCAGGCTCCAGGCACTGAAGCAGGCCTGGCAAACAGAACCTCCGGTAGAGGCTGCAGACGACCCCCcagctccctgcccagcccccgtgTGTCCTGGGCTCCCTCTAATGCCTCCGTTCCCTGGCCACTGGAGTCTCATCCTCACGCACCCAGGAGGACTCAGAGTTCGTCCCTGCTGCCATGCCCGCTACCGTTTCCTTCTACGGTCACTGCACAGGAAGGGGGTACTCTGAACTGGATTCCTTAGTTCACTTTCTATCACCCCCCGCTCCTCATTTGGGCTATCTCTCAGGGAACCCACGGTGAGTTGTGGGGGCTGAGTAGGTTCCTTAGGGGACTCTGTGGACCTACAAGCTATTGTCTAGTGCCAGCCTAATCCCATCCTGCCCTCCCTCGCCTCCCCCCCCCGGGGCCTTGATTGAGGTGCTCGCAGAGGTCTCCCGGCACCCAGCTCAGGGCCCAggacgacacacacacacacacacacacacacacacacacgtcgctcagtcatgtccgactctctgcgaccccatgacggTCAGTAAATGTTTGGTGGTGAACAAGTGATGGCTGAGTGAATGCTTCAGGCTGCTTCCTTCAGGTGGAGAGTGGGTCCTTTTGCTGttcccccagccccagggccctTAGGAAGCCCCCTGCACAGGCTATTAAGGTTACTTCAGGGGGCACCTTGGTGTATCCTTGGGCGCTGCGGGAGGGGTTCAGGCTGTCGAGGGGCAGAGAATGCTGGCCCCAGGAACCACTTTGTCCAGTGCCACCCATGACATAGTTCAAGCCTGCAGAATTTGGTCCCCCCGCACCCCAAATCTCTGCCAGATACCCCCTCGAAACATCAATGCCATGCACCCAAGAAGCCCACCCTGACCTCTCTCTTCTGCATGAGGCTCATCTCCCCTTAACACCCAGTGGCCCCCTCCTCACAGGGGGAGCCTGGCTACACCCCACAAGGCCTTCCTACAACTGACTGGTTGTCTTACAGAGTTTGAAGAAATGAagtgagtcacttcagtcatgtccgactctttgcgaccccctggactgtagcctgccaggctcctctgtccatgggattctccaggcaaggatactggagtgggctgccatttccttctccagcatagAGAGTCTGGGGCCCAGtaaactttttcttaaagggcAAGATCATAAATATCTTAGGTTTGGCAGCTCACGTGGTCTCTGTCGCATCTTCTCAACTCTGGCATCCGGCATAAAGGCCGCGATTGACTCTGAGTCATGGATGAAGGGGTTTAGCTGAATTCTGTTGAAACTTTAAGGCAGCAGGCTGGGTCAGGCTCTGTAAGTTAGCTTGTCCCTGACTTCAGTGTAGGGTGACCAGATGTCCTGAGACTTTCCTGGTTTCAGCACTTAAAGTCCTATATCAATGGGATATAAGGTTTCTGGCTCCAGCAGATTAGGACAGCAAGTGGCCCTGTTTAAGCACTGAAACCCACGTGGACCCCGAGGGTCAGATCAGGAAGACAAAGGCTTAGAGAGGAGAAGGGTGTGGTTTACTTCCTGACATGGCTGAGCCAGGGTTTCAGACTTTTGATCTTTGCTTCCTAATGCCTTTTAGTCATTTCTGTACACGgggaaggaaacacacacacacacacacacacacacacacacacacacttctaccTTCTAGAACATTCATCTCAGGGGACTTTTTCTCTTCTAGAAAAATGCCTCCAAGGGCCTCTTTGGGAATTCAGGACCCCCTCCACTCCGTGGCATAACCTGCAgagaaagaattcaaagaaaaggTCTAattggggcaggggaagggggggTTGTTGGCTGCAACTCAGAGAAAGGGAtggggggaaagggaggaggaacaCGAAAAGCAACAGGGCCATAGGGGACAGAGTCAGGATAAGCGGAGAACTGCCTGGTTCTGTCCTCCCCTGCCCCCTTGCCCTTGAACCTCTACAACAGCTGTGATACACAGGAAGGTGTGTTCAAGGTGCTCTGGTGGGGGCGCTGGTGCAGCTGGGTATCCGCCATGGGCGGGGACAGCCAACCCTGGAGAAGGTGGGGTCCTAAGACAGCAACAGGATTTCACTTCCCCTTTATCAGGGATCAGAAAACTCAGCTGGTGGATTCCACATCACTGGGGTGGGGCCCTAGAGGCATTTGAGCAGTTCCTCTGGGACTTTGCTACCCCGTCCGTCTGGGCAGAGAGCAGGTCTCCGGGCTCCCCTAAGGGCCCCGGGGAGCACCCCTGCTCCCGCACGTTGGTTTTCCGTCTCTACCGGAAGAGGAGCGTTTCTCGGCAGCCCTCCCTTCAAGGTGCAGGATTCGTCAGCAGCGGAGATGGCGAATACTTGAAGATGCCACCAGGGGGCGCCCACCACCAGCTAGTGGAGCCAAGGGCAGCCTGGCGCTTCGCTTGGTCCAGTCTCGGAGGATGAAGGAAGGATGGAGCCAGATCAGAGCTCCAAACCCAGTGGGGAGCTGGTATATATTTATCAACTGGCTTCTCAGGTGGATTGGTGCCCAAAGCACGATTTGAAGTGCTTGCCAATTTCTTTGCTGTAAATACTCCCATGGCTGATTTTGAGCCAGCCATTTATACAGTAGATCatacaaaaaatgtaaataatgccAATGGCGTAGATGTAGGATGTAGTAAGATCATGCGGAAGCGATGAGTTTTAAGTATTGAAGACCTTGGTTTTTAACATAATGTAACTTAATTTTATGTAACAACTGGTTCAAATAATTCTGAAAATTTGACAACTGGATCTGAGCCTGATATAGGCTGGCTCCTGCATCCTAGTGTGCCCTTCCACTTGTCTGGACCTCCCTTGCCCTTGAACATCACCCCAGGAATTGCCCCATCCATCCACTGAACACGAATATCTGCTATGTCTCCATGGATCCCCTTATACAGCCTATGAAGGAACTAGGagtctccccattttacagaagaggaaactgaggctcagagaagtgcaGTCACATGTCCCAGATCATACATAAGGATCTGAGATTGGAATCTAGGcttgaatcagaaagacacattCTTACCACTAAGTCATGAGGTCCTTGAGATCATAGCGGGGTTCTGGGGGAATCCCGTGCCCCAAACTCCCGCTCCTGCTGACCTGTCCTGGCGTCTGGAAGTCCCCTCAGCCACCCTTTGTGGCTCCCAGTTGCTGAGAGAAGGCGCTGGGacttgttagttgctcagtcatgtccagttctttgcaaccccatggactgcagcctgccagggtctcctctgtccctgggattctccaggcaagaatactggagtgggtagccaatcccttccccaggggctcttcctgacccaggaatcgaacctgggtctccttcattcaggcagagtctttactgtctgagccactagggaagccccggGATGACGAAGTTGAACCCAGCTTGCAGAGAGCAGGCACAGAGCAGACCCGGGATTCAAGACTGAGAGAGGGGGCTGCACCAAGGCACGGGCGTTTCCTGGGCACTCAGTCTATGCCCAGCCCCACGGCAAATGCTTTATCTGCCTGATCGCATTCAGGTCTCACAACAACCCGTGAGGTGAGGACAATTATTATCCCACATCTCTGCtagagaaactgaggttcagaaagctGGGCCACTGACTTCAGCAAGTTGCACTGCTGAGAAACCAGACTCCGCTGACTTCAGCTCTGGCagtagggaaggaaggagggtagACAGGAAATGGGGGACAGGGGGTGGCATGCTGAATTTACTCTTGTCCCTTTGGAGGGGGGTTGCTGCCAGCCCTGCGGGTGCTTCATCTGGCTGTCAATCTGGACAAAGGCTCCCCAAACCTTCCTCCATACCCCACCCCTGCCTGCCACCCAACCAAGTCTTACCTGATGCCTAAGCACGAGATATGTCCTCCATAAACCATTTTCAGATACAGAAAAATGACTGGAAGTACACCAAATCATTAAGAGAGATTAGCCACCAAGCGTGGGATTATAAGTGAATTTTATTTGGTTCTTTTGACTTTCCTGtgttttcctaatatttttcAATGGGCAGAACAAAATCATAAGTGTTTAGGAAGTCTGGGGGGTCCCAGGTCTCCCCAGCTAGTGAGTAAAACCATCCACTCTTTAGCTATGAATGCCCACACAGGAAGGCTCTGAGCTGGTGGTCCTGACCTGGGGGCAACTTTGCCCCCCCAGGGgacatctggcaatgtctggagataaGCTGGTTGTCATGACTTGGGAGAGCATTGCTGGCATCTAGTAGGTGGTCAGGGACCCCGACAAACATCCCACAGTGCACAGGCCAGTCCCCCGAGGCAAAGAAGGGTCTGGTCCAAATGTCAGTGGTCCTGAGGTGGAGAAATTCTGCTCTCTCCACTTGGCAGTGAGGGCCCTTGGAGTTCCCCTTCTCAAAAGTGTTTGGAAACCCGAACTGTGTGGCCATGAGCTTGATTGCTGTGTCTCCTCTTGGTGGCTGGAAGCCTGTAGCCATAATTGCTCAGGCTTTTGCCCCCTGGGGTCCCACGGGGCCAGTGCCCCATGCCCAAGCCTGGCACagtgaggatgctgctgctgaaCCTGGCAGGGTGGCAGCCTTGGAGCTGATTTTCCGAGGAAAGGAGCCGAAAGGAACGGGCCCAGGGCAGGAGACAGGAGCACCAAGGGGGCGAAGATGCAGTCCCTTTCCCGGGCACGTGAACCCTGCCAGGGGCGAAGCATGGTCCCCTCCGGTCCCAGCACTGCTTCCGGGCTGCCCCTCCCTTGGGGCAGTCCTTCCGAGAGACGGATCGTTCTCCCTTGTGTCTGGCCTCTGGACCCCTCCGGCCTTCAGGGGATTTCCCCCAGAGCTTCAGTGGCCCCCTCAGCAAATCACTGGCTATAAATGAATCTGTAGGACGGTAGGGTGCCTTAATCCCGCCAGCAGCCGAAGCTTCTGGAAGCCAACCCCTGCCTGTTTGGACCCCCGTCTCACCCACTGGCAGACGTGTTGGCTGGATGAGGGCAGGAAAGCTGTCATCTCTCACTGTCACTTGGCTCCGGCCCCAAGAGCCTGCTGGTTCTTTCTTCCTCGCACTCTCCTGCCCCGGGTCCTTTGCACCTGCTGCCCCTCTGCCTAGTGCTCTCTGGCCAGAGGTCTGCGGGACCAGCATCTTCTCATCCTTTGTGTCTCAGCGTGAATGTCGCCTCTTCAGAGGGGCCTTCTCTGCGGCCCTGCCCCCACTTTTGTTTAGGACAACCCCCTGCTCCCCttcagggtggtggtggtggagctcGTGCCGTGgtgttcg contains:
- the SELPLG gene encoding P-selectin glycoprotein ligand 1 precursor (The RefSeq protein has 1 substitution compared to this genomic sequence), with the translated sequence MFLQLLLLLALLGPGSSHQLGETSTNETVKAPGPLYPGEERDPEDDEDYDYIGQTDPPEMLDNITEVPKFLPMVTTLGQRESAGPMIPESFILEVSTRDSAVLSATGATTKKLSPKLVTPVPLTKELVTEIPPKVKDPSTELAAATEALSTDPVTTEALSTEPRLTEALSTEPVATEVLSTGPRLTEALSTEPAATEALSTEPRLTEALSTEPRLTEALSTEPAATESLSTEPKITETLPTEPATTEAPFREPTTIPALPTDPTTVEALPTRTATTRGLTTALPVASDTPKGTTVAAGNLSDDFTGNKDHSLFPWSSVAPLPADGLPDPGPVKQCLLAILILALLATIFLVCTVVLAIRLSRKNHLYPVRDYSPSEMVCISSLLPERGEGPAPVPNGDLPKAREQGRKAGPREGREGDDLTLHSFLP
- the SELPLG gene encoding P-selectin glycoprotein ligand 1 isoform X1; translated protein: MFLQLLLLLALLGPGSSHQLGETSTNETVKAPGPLYPGEERDPEDDEDYDYIGQTDPPEMLDNITEVPKFLPMVTTLGQRESAGPMIPESFILEVSTRDSAVLSATGATTKKLSPKLVTPVPLTKELVTEIPPKVKDPSTELAAATEALSTDPVTTEALSTEPRLTEALSTEPVATEVLSTEPRLTEALSTEPAATEALSTEPRLTEALSTEPRLTEALSTEPAATESLSTEPKITETLPTEPATTEAPFREPTTIPALPTDPTTVEALPTRTATTRGLTTALPVASDTPKGTTVAAGNLSDDFTGNKDHSLFPWSSVAPLPADGLPDPGPVKQCLLAILILALLATIFLVCTVVLAIRLSRKNHLYPVRDYSPSEMVCISSLLPERGEGPAPVPNGDLPKAREQGRKAGPREGREGDDLTLHSFLP